The proteins below come from a single Garra rufa chromosome 3, GarRuf1.0, whole genome shotgun sequence genomic window:
- the lrrc28 gene encoding leucine-rich repeat-containing protein 28: MASELHEAIFMAKKERHKNLFLNYRNLNNFPVELLKDEGMQFLERLFMKRNSLTTLPENLAQKLPNLIELYLHSNNIAMIPQAIGNLVKLQSLDLSDNALQIICPEIGQLRSLRHLRLANNQLKFLPQELGDLRELETLDVSINLLRTLPERLHHCQSLQCLTADRNLLHCLPRQLCLLPDLNELSMAANCLTSLPLDLGRSMELQFVFVDNNTHLKGLPSYLYNKVIGCSGCGLAGQISDVKQICLMLGDVTVPLPSEVKAIGSETDRVLPLEELACRVLHAAHNWTSKDVKFRTPFLLPKSLLDVIQCPLGHCHRCSQPMFTIVYPKLFPLRETALAGVHKRTTVSFVAYCCSSHCLRTFDLQG; encoded by the exons ATGGCTTCTGAACTCCATGAAGCGATTTTTATGGCCAAGAAAGAGCGACACAAGAATCTTTTCCTGAACTACAGAAACCTCAATAATTTCCCTGTGGAGCTCCTCAAAGATGAAGGGATGCAGTTCCTGGAGCGACTCTTCATGAAGAGAAACTCCCTCACAACACTT CCAGAGAATCTGGCCCAGAAACTTCCCAACCTGATAGAACT ATACCTGCACTCAAACAATATTGCAATGATTCCTCAAG CAATTGGCAACCTAGTGAAGCTGCAGTCACTGGACCTGAGTGACAACGCTCTTCAGATCATCTGTCCAGAGATTGGTCAACTGCGCTCATTACGACATCTGCGATTGGCCAACAATCAACTGAAATTTCTCCCGCAAG AGCTGGGAGATCTCAGAGAGCTGGAGACCCTCGATGTGTCCATAAACCTCCTGAGGACTCTTCCAGAGCGTCTGCACCACTGTCAGTCCCTGCAGTGTCTGACAGCAGACCGCAACCTGCTTCACTGCCTTCCTCGCCAGCTCTGTCTGCTGCCCGACCTCAATGAGCTCTCCATGGCCGCTAACTGCCTGACGTCACTGCCCCTGG ATCTGGGGCGTTCCATGGAGCTGCAGTTTGTCTTTGTGGACAACAACACTCATCTGAAAGGACTCCCATCGTATCTTTATAACAAAGTCATCGGCTGCAGTGG ATGTGGTCTAGCTGGGCAGATCTCTGACGTGAAGCAGATCTGTCTGATGCTGGGAGATGTGACTGTTCCTCTGCCCTCTGAAGTGAAGGCCATCGGGTCAGAGACAGACCGTGTGTTACCTCTGGAAGAGCTGGCATGCAGAGTCCTACATGCGGCCCACAACTGGACCAGTAAGG ATGTGAAGTTTCGAACACCGTTCCTGTTGCCCAAGAGTTTGCTAGATGTGATCCAGTGCCCCCTGGGTCACTGTCATCGCTGCAGCCAGCCCATGTTCACTATCGTCTACCCTAAACTGTTTCCTCTCAGAGAGACTGCACTCGCAGGAGTGCACAAGAG AACCACTGTGAGTTTTGTGGCGTACTGCTGCTCTAGCCATTGTCTGAGGACGTTTGACCTGCAGGGCTGA